A section of the Verrucomicrobiota bacterium genome encodes:
- a CDS encoding response regulator, giving the protein MKEKILLVDDDPSVREMLSRVLRAEDYLVLPAADGGEALKIAAATEIDLALLDLNMPVRDGWDTFERLTSDNPWIPIIIITARTNQLFPALASGAGALMEKPLDLPKLLQTIADLLSEPREVRLARMTGRPAAFRYLPSKETHPKTIS; this is encoded by the coding sequence ATGAAAGAGAAGATCCTGCTGGTGGATGACGACCCGTCCGTCCGGGAAATGCTTTCCCGCGTTCTGAGGGCAGAGGACTATCTGGTGCTTCCTGCGGCTGACGGAGGCGAAGCCTTGAAGATCGCGGCGGCGACGGAGATCGATCTCGCGTTGCTCGACTTGAATATGCCGGTTCGCGACGGCTGGGACACATTCGAACGGTTGACCTCGGACAATCCCTGGATTCCCATCATAATTATCACCGCCCGCACTAACCAGCTTTTCCCGGCGCTCGCCTCGGGTGCCGGCGCATTGATGGAAAAGCCGCTGGACCTGCCCAAATTACTCCAGACCATTGCGGATCTCCTTTCCGAGCCGCGCGAAGTCCGACTTGCCCGGATGACCGGCCGGCCAGCCGCATTCCGATATCTGCCATCCAAGGAAACACACCCCAAGACAATCTCCTGA
- a CDS encoding S41 family peptidase, producing the protein MKRRILYGMLVVALGLNLLVGARIYFYSAQAAEKDVAYPSLELFSYVMEKVRKDYVDGGKITYQDLVYGALKGMINTLDPHSEFMDPEKYKELQNDTQGAFGGLGIVISMKDNFVTVVAPMEDTPGYKAGILTGDRIIKIDGKSAEKMSLQDAVKTLRGEPDTQVTVTILRPSSGLVKELKLTRAIIKVDMVKDINGKRDFPIGENKVGYVRLVQFGEKTADDLEVALKKLQSQGMESLMLDLRGNPGGLLDQAVAVCEKFLPRGELVVTTEGRNAAQTSKRHASGKGDELHNMPMVILVNYGSASASEIVAGCLQDLKRAVVLGEKTFGKGSVQSILPLQDGSALRLTTAKYYTPAHKVIHEQGITPDIIVPMSDDEERDASLKRSPGGLEFLDEKDRERVKNARDIQFDRAMDLLKGITLYTHRASIGNEVTQKAAEKIAGK; encoded by the coding sequence ATGAAAAGACGCATTTTATACGGGATGCTGGTCGTTGCGCTCGGCCTGAATCTTCTGGTGGGCGCGCGCATTTATTTTTATTCCGCGCAGGCGGCCGAAAAGGATGTGGCCTATCCGAGCCTGGAGCTTTTTTCCTATGTGATGGAAAAAGTGCGCAAGGACTATGTCGATGGCGGCAAGATCACGTACCAGGACCTGGTTTATGGCGCGTTGAAGGGAATGATCAACACCCTGGATCCGCACAGCGAATTCATGGATCCGGAAAAATACAAGGAGTTGCAGAACGACACGCAAGGCGCGTTCGGCGGCCTGGGCATCGTAATTTCCATGAAGGACAATTTCGTCACCGTCGTCGCGCCCATGGAGGACACGCCCGGTTACAAAGCTGGCATTCTGACCGGCGACCGCATCATCAAGATCGACGGCAAGAGCGCGGAAAAAATGAGTTTGCAGGACGCGGTTAAAACTCTGCGCGGCGAGCCGGACACCCAGGTCACTGTCACAATTCTGCGGCCCTCTTCCGGCTTGGTGAAAGAACTGAAGCTCACGCGGGCGATCATCAAGGTGGACATGGTCAAGGACATCAATGGCAAACGCGACTTCCCCATCGGCGAAAACAAGGTCGGCTATGTCCGCCTGGTCCAGTTCGGGGAAAAAACCGCGGATGATCTCGAAGTCGCCTTGAAAAAACTCCAGTCGCAAGGCATGGAATCTTTGATGCTGGATTTGCGGGGCAATCCCGGCGGCCTGCTGGACCAGGCTGTGGCCGTGTGTGAGAAATTCCTGCCGCGCGGTGAACTCGTGGTGACGACCGAAGGGCGCAATGCCGCCCAGACCTCCAAGCGCCACGCCTCCGGCAAAGGTGATGAGCTCCACAACATGCCAATGGTGATCCTGGTCAATTATGGCAGCGCCAGCGCCTCGGAAATCGTCGCCGGGTGTTTGCAGGATTTGAAACGCGCCGTGGTGCTGGGCGAAAAAACTTTCGGCAAAGGCTCGGTGCAAAGCATTCTGCCGCTGCAGGACGGTTCGGCGTTGCGCCTGACCACCGCAAAATATTACACGCCCGCCCACAAAGTCATTCACGAGCAAGGCATCACACCGGATATCATTGTGCCGATGTCTGATGACGAGGAGCGCGATGCCTCCCTCAAGCGTTCGCCAGGCGGCTTGGAATTTTTGGACGAAAAAGACCGTGAACGGGTCAAGAACGCCCGCGACATTCAGTTTGATCGCGCGATGGATTTGCTCAAGGGCATCACGCTTTACACCCACCGCGCTTCCATCGGGAATGAAGTGACGCAGAAAGCCGCGGAAAAAATCGCGGGCAAGTAG
- the tsaD gene encoding tRNA (adenosine(37)-N6)-threonylcarbamoyltransferase complex transferase subunit TsaD, with protein sequence MTLLAVETSCDETSVAVVRDGRALSNLVSSQIQLHTEYGGVVPELAAREHLRNLMPVSQAALRAAHLLPHQLEAVAATQGPGLPSALLIGFKAAQALAFALRKPFLGIHHHEAHLYSPWITGDPPTADFVSFQPNVALIVSGGHTMLVHVESELQHRLLGSTMDDAAGECFDKVGKLIGLPYPGGPEIDRLAGQGNPKVFFFPRPMMNDPNDDFSFSGLKTSVRYFLRDHPEVLKDGQRLRDLCASVQAAIVEVLVTKTIAAARRLGVGCVTASGGVTCNRALRLTRTFLPAGCSHEGWKQGYFRKTQSAAVAA encoded by the coding sequence ATGACCTTGCTTGCCGTCGAAACTTCCTGCGATGAAACCAGCGTGGCGGTTGTGCGAGATGGGCGGGCTTTGTCCAATCTGGTTTCGTCGCAAATTCAGCTTCACACGGAATACGGCGGGGTCGTGCCGGAGCTGGCCGCGCGCGAACATCTCCGCAATTTGATGCCTGTCAGCCAGGCCGCGTTGCGCGCTGCGCACCTGCTGCCGCATCAACTCGAAGCAGTCGCCGCCACGCAGGGCCCCGGTCTTCCCAGCGCGTTGTTGATTGGGTTCAAGGCGGCGCAAGCGCTGGCCTTCGCGCTGCGTAAACCGTTTCTCGGCATTCACCATCACGAGGCGCATCTGTACTCGCCCTGGATCACTGGTGATCCGCCCACGGCTGACTTTGTATCGTTTCAACCCAATGTTGCGCTCATTGTCAGTGGCGGTCACACGATGCTGGTCCACGTCGAGTCTGAGTTGCAGCATCGGTTGTTGGGTTCGACGATGGACGATGCCGCCGGGGAATGTTTTGACAAAGTTGGCAAGCTCATCGGTCTGCCTTACCCCGGCGGGCCGGAGATCGACCGGTTGGCCGGGCAGGGAAATCCCAAGGTGTTTTTCTTTCCGCGGCCAATGATGAATGACCCGAACGATGACTTCAGTTTCAGCGGATTGAAAACGTCGGTGCGCTATTTCCTGCGCGATCATCCGGAGGTCCTGAAGGACGGACAACGCCTGCGCGACCTTTGCGCCAGTGTTCAAGCCGCCATCGTGGAAGTGCTCGTCACAAAGACCATCGCCGCCGCGCGGCGGCTTGGTGTCGGTTGCGTCACTGCGTCGGGTGGTGTGACGTGCAATCGCGCATTGCGCTTGACGCGGACATTTCTCCCGGCTGGGTGCTCGCATGAAGGCTGGAAGCAGGGTTATTTTCGAAAAACTCAATCCGCAGCGGTCGCTGCCTGA
- the ispD gene encoding 2-C-methyl-D-erythritol 4-phosphate cytidylyltransferase produces MVSAIIVAAGKGVRMGSSTDKLFLEVAGRPVVVHTWLCFAEAKCIDEIVLVVREGMQSTFAGLAAKFGLAKPYKFVVGGAERQDSVWNGLQALSAATEIVAIQDAARPCTDEAVIEATIKAARETGAAVAAQPVTDTIKESDDGRSVTRTLDRARLWAVQTPQTFRVDVIRRALSAVRERELRVTDDTAACELIGQPVRLVTSPRPNPKVTVPEDLPYIELLLKRSH; encoded by the coding sequence ATGGTATCCGCCATCATCGTTGCCGCGGGCAAGGGCGTCCGCATGGGGTCGAGCACGGACAAACTGTTTCTGGAAGTGGCCGGGCGTCCCGTCGTGGTTCACACCTGGCTATGTTTTGCCGAAGCGAAGTGCATTGATGAAATCGTTCTGGTCGTCCGCGAGGGAATGCAATCAACATTCGCGGGTTTGGCGGCAAAATTTGGTTTGGCAAAACCATACAAGTTCGTTGTCGGAGGCGCGGAACGACAGGACTCGGTCTGGAACGGGTTGCAGGCATTGTCCGCAGCAACGGAAATCGTCGCCATTCAGGATGCGGCGCGTCCCTGTACCGACGAAGCAGTCATCGAAGCGACCATCAAGGCGGCCCGTGAAACCGGTGCCGCGGTGGCGGCCCAACCCGTGACGGACACGATCAAGGAATCCGATGATGGCCGGTCGGTGACGCGCACGCTGGATCGTGCGCGCCTCTGGGCGGTGCAGACGCCGCAGACGTTTCGCGTGGACGTAATCCGTCGGGCGTTGTCGGCCGTGAGGGAAAGAGAATTACGGGTGACAGACGACACCGCGGCGTGTGAGTTGATTGGCCAGCCGGTGAGACTTGTTACCAGTCCGCGTCCCAATCCCAAAGTGACTGTGCCGGAGGATTTGCCCTACATTGAGCTGCTGTTGAAGCGTTCCCACTGA
- a CDS encoding prepilin-type N-terminal cleavage/methylation domain-containing protein: MKPRVCKSKVGAFTLVELLVVIAIIGILAALIMPTLSRAKKKTNEIVCLNNLKQLGIAMTMYQGDNSDKLPYAGIRMKLPTKVDSRHMTWDSLLNQYLGGKLTEEQLWNPVRYMNEWKDIPVLKCPSDLSPRPEVLPPPLPVHRRSYSMPRYMDARGKTDEPGSVPWPPSSDSQTGIGLNFSPISPFWNKEDNSIGDGSPANPRPSHQAAIKVNIIMAPSATNELTEHIHVNNVLGGERHDVVNAADQMASGAAPVYSPPYFYAPGRKIS; the protein is encoded by the coding sequence ATGAAACCGCGAGTCTGTAAATCGAAGGTCGGAGCTTTTACGCTTGTTGAACTCCTCGTCGTTATTGCCATTATCGGGATTCTCGCGGCATTGATCATGCCGACCCTTAGCCGGGCGAAGAAGAAGACGAATGAGATCGTCTGTCTGAACAATCTTAAGCAGTTGGGTATTGCCATGACTATGTATCAAGGTGATAACAGCGACAAGCTCCCATACGCTGGAATCAGAATGAAGCTTCCTACGAAGGTTGACTCCCGCCACATGACCTGGGACAGCCTTCTCAACCAATACCTTGGCGGCAAACTAACGGAGGAGCAACTTTGGAATCCAGTTCGCTACATGAATGAATGGAAAGATATACCTGTGCTGAAATGCCCGTCCGACCTTTCACCTCGGCCTGAGGTTCTCCCACCCCCTCTCCCGGTGCATCGTCGGAGTTACTCTATGCCGCGGTACATGGATGCCAGGGGGAAAACCGATGAACCTGGCTCTGTGCCCTGGCCGCCATCGTCGGACAGTCAAACCGGGATTGGTTTAAACTTCTCACCGATCTCGCCGTTTTGGAATAAAGAAGATAACAGTATTGGCGACGGTTCTCCTGCCAACCCACGACCTTCTCATCAAGCGGCCATCAAGGTGAATATAATCATGGCTCCATCGGCAACTAATGAGCTGACAGAACATATCCATGTTAACAACGTGCTTGGGGGCGAAAGACATGACGTCGTAAACGCTGCGGACCAAATGGCCTCGGGGGCAGCACCGGTTTATTCACCTCCCTATTTCTACGCCCCCGGCCGAAAAATTTCATAA